Proteins encoded within one genomic window of Felis catus isolate Fca126 chromosome C1, F.catus_Fca126_mat1.0, whole genome shotgun sequence:
- the MMACHC gene encoding cyanocobalamin reductase / alkylcobalamin dealkylase isoform X1: MELQVAELKQKIEDTLCPFGFEVYPFQVAWYNALLPPAFHLPLPGPTLAFLVLSTPAMFDRALKPFLQSCHLRPLTDPVDQCVAYHLGRVRKNLPELQMEVIADYEVHPNRRPKILAQTAAHVAGAAYYYQRKDVEADPWGTQHISGVCIHPRYGGWFAIRGVMLLPGIEVPDLPPTKPLDCVPTRAARITLLEGFNFHWRDWTYRDAVTPQERYSEEQKAYFSTPPAQRLALLGLAQPSEDPSSASPELPFTTLPPKKPQNPSRARGWLSPSISPPASPGP; this comes from the exons ATGGAGCTGCAAGTCGCAGAACTGAAGCAGAAGATCGAAGACACATTGTGCCCTTTTGGCTTCGAGGTTTACCCCTTCCAG GTGGCATGGTATAATGCACTCCTGCCTCCAGCCTTCCACCTACCCCTGCCAGGACCTACCCTGGCCTTCCTGGTACTCAGCACACCTGCTATGTTTGACCGGGCCCTCAAACCCTTCCTGCAGAGTTGCCATCTCCGACCACTGACTGACCCTGTGGACCAGTGTGTAGCCTACCACTTGGGCCGTGTTAGAAAG AACCTCCCAGAGTTGCAAATGGAAGTCATCGCTGACTACGAGGTACACCCCAATCGGCGCCCCAAGATTCTGGCCCAGACTGCAGCCCATGTGGCAGGGGCTGCTTACTACTACCAACGGAAGGATGTGGAGGCTGACCCCTGGGGGACCCAG CACATATCAGGTGTGTGCATACATCCCCGATACGGAGGCTGGTTTGCCATCCGAGGAGTAATGCTGCTGCCAGGAATAGAGGTGCCAGATCTGCCACCCACAAAGCCCCTGGACTGTGTACCTACAAGAGCTGCCCGAATCACCCTGCTTGAAGGCTTTAATTTCCACTGGCGTGACTGGACATACCGGGATGCTGTAACACCACAGGAGCGTTACTCAGAAGAACAGAAGGCTTACTTTTCTACTCCACCTGCCCAACGCTTAGCTTTGTTGGGCTTGGCCCAGCCCTCAGAAGATCCTAGCTCTGCATCACCTGAGCTTCCTTTTACCACACTCCCACCCAAGAAGCCCCAAAATCCCAGCAGAGCCCGAGGCTGGCTCAGCCCCAGTATCTCACCACCTGCATCCCCTGGCCCTTGA
- the MMACHC gene encoding cyanocobalamin reductase / alkylcobalamin dealkylase isoform X2, with product MELQVAELKQKIEDTLCPFGFEVYPFQVAWYNALLPPAFHLPLPGPTLAFLVLSTPAMFDRALKPFLQSCHLRPLTDPVDQCVAYHLGRVRKHISGVCIHPRYGGWFAIRGVMLLPGIEVPDLPPTKPLDCVPTRAARITLLEGFNFHWRDWTYRDAVTPQERYSEEQKAYFSTPPAQRLALLGLAQPSEDPSSASPELPFTTLPPKKPQNPSRARGWLSPSISPPASPGP from the exons ATGGAGCTGCAAGTCGCAGAACTGAAGCAGAAGATCGAAGACACATTGTGCCCTTTTGGCTTCGAGGTTTACCCCTTCCAG GTGGCATGGTATAATGCACTCCTGCCTCCAGCCTTCCACCTACCCCTGCCAGGACCTACCCTGGCCTTCCTGGTACTCAGCACACCTGCTATGTTTGACCGGGCCCTCAAACCCTTCCTGCAGAGTTGCCATCTCCGACCACTGACTGACCCTGTGGACCAGTGTGTAGCCTACCACTTGGGCCGTGTTAGAAAG CACATATCAGGTGTGTGCATACATCCCCGATACGGAGGCTGGTTTGCCATCCGAGGAGTAATGCTGCTGCCAGGAATAGAGGTGCCAGATCTGCCACCCACAAAGCCCCTGGACTGTGTACCTACAAGAGCTGCCCGAATCACCCTGCTTGAAGGCTTTAATTTCCACTGGCGTGACTGGACATACCGGGATGCTGTAACACCACAGGAGCGTTACTCAGAAGAACAGAAGGCTTACTTTTCTACTCCACCTGCCCAACGCTTAGCTTTGTTGGGCTTGGCCCAGCCCTCAGAAGATCCTAGCTCTGCATCACCTGAGCTTCCTTTTACCACACTCCCACCCAAGAAGCCCCAAAATCCCAGCAGAGCCCGAGGCTGGCTCAGCCCCAGTATCTCACCACCTGCATCCCCTGGCCCTTGA
- the PRDX1 gene encoding peroxiredoxin-1, which yields MSSGNAKIGHPAPNFKATAVMPDGQFKDISLSDYKGKYVVFFFYPLDFTFVCPTEIIAFSDRAEEFKKLNCQVIGASVDSHFCHLAWINTPKKQGGLGPMNIPLVSDPKRTIAQDYGVLKADEGISFRGLFIIDEKGILRQITVNDLPVGRSVDETLRLVQAFQFTDKHGEVCPAGWKPGSDTIKPDVQKSKEYFSKQK from the exons ATGTCTTCAGGAAATGCCAAAATTGGGCATCCTGCCCCCAACTTCAAAGCCACGGCTGTTATGCCAGATGGCCAGTTCAAAGACATCAGCCTATCTGACTACAAAG gaaaATACGTTGTGTTCTTCTTTTACCCTCTTGATTTCACCTTTGTGTGCCCCACGGAGATCATTGCTTTCAGTGACAGAGCggaagaatttaagaaactcaACTGCCAAGTGATTGGTGCTTCTGTGGATTCTCATTTCTGTCACCTGGCATG GATCAACACACCCAAGAAACAAGGAGGACTGGGACCCATGAACATTCCCTTGGTATCAGACCCCAAGCGTACCATTGCTCAGGACTATGGAGTCTTAAAGGCTGATGAAGGCATCTCATTCAG GGGCCTCTTTATCATTGATGAGAAAGGTATCCTTCGACAGATCACAGTAAATGACCTTCCTGTCGGCCGTTCTGTGGATGAGACTCTGAGACTAGTTCAGGCCTTCCAGTTTACTGACAAGCATGGGGAAG TGTGCCCAGCTGGCTGGAAGCCTGGCAGTGATACCATCAAGCCTGATGTCCAGAAGAGCAAAGAATATTTCTCTAAGCAGAAGTGA